One genomic region from Vicinamibacteria bacterium encodes:
- a CDS encoding type II toxin-antitoxin system PemK/MazF family toxin has protein sequence MKEYSRGDVVLVGFVFTDESGRKLRPAVLVSATRYQRARQEVVVAAITSNVKRRLFGDYRLAEWRSAGLLFPSLVTGILRTIRRTMIVRKLGALQKRDLENVDKALRRSLGL, from the coding sequence ATGAAGGAGTATAGCCGCGGTGACGTGGTCCTGGTCGGCTTCGTCTTTACCGACGAGTCCGGAAGGAAGCTACGCCCTGCGGTTCTCGTCAGCGCGACCCGCTACCAACGAGCTCGGCAAGAGGTCGTCGTGGCGGCCATCACCAGCAACGTCAAACGCCGGCTTTTCGGCGATTACCGACTCGCGGAGTGGAGAAGCGCGGGGTTGCTTTTCCCGTCTTTGGTGACCGGGATCCTGAGGACCATCAGGCGCACGATGATCGTCCGGAAGCTGGGCGCGCTCCAGAAGCGGGACCTCGAGAATGTCGATAAGGCGCTTCGCCGTTCTCTCGGGCTCTGA
- the ligD gene encoding non-homologous end-joining DNA ligase: MTKKDAAEHLTISGRDVKVSNPGKIYFPEAGITKLDLVRYYLEVGDGALRGIFNRPIVLKRYVHGIEGDFFFQKRAPAKRPEWVKTVRLSFPSGRTADEIVVTELAQLAWIVNLGTIDLNPHPVRADDLDHPDELRVDLDPGPGVGWDAVRRAAIIVREVLSDHRLTGWPKTSGSRGLHVNVRIERRWEFDNVRRAALALAREAERRAPELITSKWWKEERHGVFVDYNQNAKDRTVASAYSVRPTPDARVSAPLTWEEVPSCELGDFTLKTMPERFATFGDLTAGMDDDVGSLEPLLELSARHEAEGLGDAPWPPHYRKRQGEPPRVQPSKRKKMPLVTVAKAAKKEEALAGLARWRDRHPEAASYLTDEDVLVDAMRGRYTTWTRIRVNLRHVPPHERPPEEAPDPDYDPWSSSR; encoded by the coding sequence GTGACGAAGAAGGATGCAGCAGAGCATCTTACGATATCCGGGCGTGATGTAAAGGTTTCGAACCCGGGAAAGATTTACTTCCCCGAAGCCGGCATCACCAAGCTCGACCTCGTGCGCTATTACCTCGAGGTGGGAGACGGAGCTCTCCGCGGAATCTTCAACCGGCCCATCGTGCTCAAACGATATGTGCACGGGATCGAGGGGGATTTCTTTTTTCAGAAGCGCGCTCCGGCCAAGAGGCCGGAATGGGTGAAGACGGTGCGCCTGTCTTTTCCATCGGGGCGCACCGCCGACGAGATCGTCGTGACCGAGCTGGCCCAGCTCGCCTGGATCGTGAATCTCGGCACGATCGACCTCAATCCCCATCCGGTGCGTGCCGACGATCTAGATCATCCCGACGAGCTTCGGGTGGACCTCGATCCCGGCCCGGGTGTCGGCTGGGACGCGGTGCGACGGGCTGCCATCATCGTGCGGGAGGTGCTTTCCGACCATCGCCTCACCGGCTGGCCCAAAACCTCGGGCTCGCGAGGCCTCCATGTCAACGTACGGATCGAGCGCCGATGGGAGTTCGACAATGTGCGCCGCGCGGCCCTGGCCCTGGCGCGGGAGGCGGAGCGCCGGGCACCGGAGCTCATCACCAGCAAATGGTGGAAAGAGGAGCGTCACGGAGTCTTCGTCGACTACAACCAGAACGCCAAGGATCGGACGGTCGCCTCGGCCTACTCGGTGAGACCGACTCCGGATGCGAGAGTTTCCGCGCCTCTCACCTGGGAGGAGGTTCCTTCCTGCGAGCTCGGCGATTTCACGCTGAAGACGATGCCCGAGCGCTTCGCGACGTTTGGCGATCTGACGGCGGGTATGGATGATGACGTGGGCTCTCTCGAGCCACTTCTCGAGCTCTCGGCACGTCACGAAGCGGAGGGGCTCGGCGATGCGCCCTGGCCCCCTCACTACCGGAAGCGACAGGGAGAGCCTCCGCGCGTTCAGCCGTCCAAACGAAAGAAGATGCCTCTCGTCACCGTGGCCAAAGCAGCCAAGAAAGAAGAGGCGCTCGCCGGGCTGGCGCGGTGGCGAGACCGCCACCCGGAAGCAGCCTCCTACTTGACCGACGAGGACGTTCTCGTCGATGCCATGCGGGGACGCTACACGACCTGGACGCGCATCCGCGTCAACCTGCGGCACGTTCCTCCCCACGAGCGCCCTCCCGAGGAAGCGCCCGACCCTGATTATGACCCTTGGTCGAGCTCGCGCTGA
- the polX gene encoding DNA polymerase/3'-5' exonuclease PolX, giving the protein MASANESLVALFRELVKLAILDEGSPNAFRVRAYENAMEAVRSHVGDLSALSEVELTRIDGIGKSTAKKIREFFEAGRISKLEELRKKYPPELVELSRIPGLGPKTLLRLRRELGVQNLADLRAALEAKKIRELTGFGAKMEEKLLHAMERMGQSGKEKRTPIAEALPVARQLTEELEKLPEVERAQFCGSLRRFRETVADVDIVVASTKPASVMEKFVNFSGVREVIGSGETKSSVLTSSGLQVDLRIVEPHQFGAACQYFTGSKAHNIKLRQLALERGWLLNEYGLSDVETGKVIASKSEEDIYDALGLAPIPPPLREDRGEIERAAESNLPPPLTPKDLRGDLHVHTSLSGDGRSSLEDIVARASERGYAYLAITDHAENLVMNGVSREQLVEQRKQIDSLQKRYPKMTLLQGAELNIGPDGGLDYDAPFRRGLDWCIAGVHSHFELDEAKQTRRVIAAMEDPTVDAIAHLSGRMIGKRPGIELDVDAVLKKAAETKTAIEINASLARLDASAEVLYRARELDVAFVVSTDSHHTREFARMEWGALQATRGWVDRSRIVNTWPRQRFLKWVASHRG; this is encoded by the coding sequence GTGGCGAGCGCGAACGAATCGCTGGTTGCGCTGTTCCGAGAGCTCGTGAAGCTCGCCATTCTGGACGAAGGCTCTCCCAATGCGTTTCGTGTACGGGCGTACGAGAACGCCATGGAGGCGGTTCGATCTCATGTGGGCGACCTGTCGGCCCTCTCGGAAGTCGAGCTCACCCGTATCGATGGCATTGGAAAGAGCACGGCGAAGAAGATCCGCGAGTTCTTCGAGGCGGGGAGAATCTCGAAGCTCGAAGAGCTCCGCAAGAAATATCCCCCGGAGCTCGTCGAGCTGAGCCGGATTCCCGGGCTCGGGCCCAAGACGTTACTTCGCCTGAGACGCGAGCTGGGGGTGCAGAATCTGGCGGATCTGCGAGCCGCGCTCGAAGCCAAGAAGATCCGGGAGCTGACCGGCTTCGGCGCGAAGATGGAGGAGAAGCTTCTCCATGCCATGGAGCGCATGGGGCAGTCGGGAAAGGAGAAACGCACCCCGATTGCCGAGGCCCTCCCCGTGGCACGCCAGCTCACCGAAGAGCTCGAGAAGTTGCCCGAGGTCGAGCGCGCTCAGTTCTGTGGCAGCCTGCGAAGGTTCCGCGAGACGGTTGCCGACGTGGACATCGTCGTGGCCTCGACGAAGCCGGCTTCGGTGATGGAGAAGTTCGTGAATTTTTCCGGAGTGCGAGAGGTCATTGGAAGTGGGGAGACGAAGAGCTCGGTTTTGACTTCCTCGGGTCTCCAGGTGGACCTGCGCATCGTGGAGCCGCACCAGTTCGGGGCGGCTTGTCAGTACTTCACCGGCTCCAAAGCCCACAACATCAAGCTCAGACAGCTCGCCCTCGAGCGCGGCTGGCTTCTGAACGAGTACGGTCTCAGCGACGTGGAAACGGGGAAGGTCATCGCCTCGAAGTCGGAAGAAGATATCTACGATGCGCTCGGCCTCGCCCCAATTCCTCCTCCCCTGCGCGAGGACCGGGGAGAGATCGAGCGGGCGGCCGAGAGCAACTTGCCGCCTCCGCTTACTCCGAAGGATCTTCGAGGCGACCTTCACGTTCATACTTCTCTTTCCGGTGACGGCCGGAGCTCTCTCGAGGACATCGTGGCGCGAGCGTCGGAGAGGGGATACGCCTATCTCGCCATCACCGACCATGCCGAGAACCTCGTTATGAACGGCGTCAGCCGAGAGCAGCTCGTGGAACAGCGCAAGCAAATCGATTCGCTGCAGAAACGCTATCCCAAGATGACGCTCCTGCAAGGCGCCGAGCTGAACATTGGACCCGACGGCGGCCTCGACTACGACGCTCCGTTCCGGCGCGGACTCGACTGGTGCATCGCCGGGGTCCATTCCCATTTCGAGCTCGATGAAGCGAAGCAGACCCGTCGGGTGATCGCCGCCATGGAGGATCCGACGGTCGATGCCATCGCGCACCTGAGCGGCCGCATGATCGGGAAGCGTCCCGGGATCGAGCTCGACGTCGACGCCGTGCTGAAGAAGGCGGCGGAGACGAAAACGGCGATCGAGATCAACGCGTCGCTGGCGCGGCTCGACGCGTCGGCCGAGGTTCTCTATCGTGCGCGCGAGCTGGACGTCGCGTTCGTCGTCAGCACCGACTCGCACCACACGCGGGAGTTTGCTCGAATGGAGTGGGGCGCGTTGCAGGCA